A genomic stretch from Theobroma cacao cultivar B97-61/B2 chromosome 4, Criollo_cocoa_genome_V2, whole genome shotgun sequence includes:
- the LOC18602421 gene encoding small G protein signaling modulator 1 isoform X8 → MSCGGKEKQWSCGKAAAAAAAAAGAVNIQRVGSIVRDIGDPCLSQSPIKVVLAVSKMLKPEKWQATFDNEGKVSGFQKALRLIVLGGVDPSIRPEVWEFLLGCYALGSTADYRRQLRTARRERYKDLVKQCQTMHSSIGTGSLAYNVGSKVMDMRTSSKDGGKRESKVECRQASTDDTDKTEKYSDLGNNGTDKSYADQRECCSDITDLVSVRGNTQTAAYDSCFLSTSGLYGRCSSKIGGECHGSEFITECHFDFPPLPVTDLFEKSEDKKEFDANEEGYSAQCKLIFEDDNMHSFQINNNADLIMESNVSPSLSNNISCPFNSEIQLIHPDAYEPVLTSNNVSYKTETVNRLRISDVPETPLVNATISQEGAANDERVSEWLWTLHRIVVDVVRTDSHLEFYEDTRNLARMSDILAVYAWVDSATGYCQGMSDLLSPFVVLFEDNADAFWCFEMLLRRMRENFQMEGPTGVMKQLQALWHILELTDREIFAHLSNIGAESLHFAFPMLLVLFRRELSFNEALRMWEMMWAADFDESVTCNLEEICLEALIVQLPRDSGSEIGEENSENGNDGVKDGLQLKHSLSENDGIKSASAYPFCGLTRNFWSRNDRLQICNVVSSTRKGDDDLPVFCVAAILIMNRQKIIRETRSIDDMIKIFNDKLLKIHVKRCIGAAIKLRKKYLYKVR, encoded by the exons ATGTCTTGTGGGGGAAAGGAAAAGCAATGGAGTTGTGGAAAAGCCGCCGCCGCCGCCGCCGCCGCTGCCGGAGCCGTCAATATTCAAAGAGTTGGTTCTATCGTTCGCGACATTGGAGATCCTTGCCTTTCCCAATCTCCCATCAAGGTTGTTTTGGCT GTAAGCAAGATGCTTAAGCCAGAGAAGTGGCAGGCCACTTTTGATAACGAAGGGAAGGTTTCTGGTTTTCAGAAAGCACTCAGGTTGATTGTTTTGGGG GGAGTTGATCCATCTATAAGACCAGAAGTTTGGGAATTTCTTCTAGGTTGCTATGCATTGGGCAGCACTGCAGACTACCGAAGGCAATTAAGGACAGCCCGAAG GGAACGTTACAAGGACCTCGTGAAGCAATGCCAGACTATGCATTCAAGCATAGGAACTGGCTCACTTGCCTATAATGTGGGTTCAAAAGTTATGGATATGAGGACATCCTCCAAAGATGGGGGAAAAAGGGAATCAAAAGTTGAATGTAGACAAGCTTCCACTGATGATACTGATAAAACGGAGAAATATTCTGATTTGGGTAATAACGGTACTGATAAGTCATATGCTGACCAAAGAGAGTGTTGTAGTGATATCACTGACCTTGTCAGTGTGAGGGGAAATACTCAGACTGCTGCATATGACTCTTGTTTTTTATCAACTTCTGGTCTGTATGGCCGCTGTTCCTCAAAAATAGGGGGAGAATGTCACGGATCAGAATTCATAACTGAATGTCATTTTGATTTTCCCCCTTTACCAGTAACAGATTTGTTTGAGAAGAGTGAAgacaagaaagaatttgatgCAAATGAGGAAGGGTATTCTGCACAAtgtaaattgatatttgaggATGACAATATGCATAGTTTTCAAATCAATAACAATGCTGATTTAATCATGGAATCAAATGTTTCACCCTCACTATCTAACAATATCTCATGTCCCTTTAACTCGGAAATTCAGTTGATCCATCCTGATGCTTATGAGCCAGTTCTGACATCCAACAATGTAAGTTATAAAACAGAAACAGTCAACAGATTAAGAATATCAGATGTTCCAGAAACACCTTTGGTAAATGCAACCATATCTCAAGAAGGGGCTGCCAATGATGAAAGAGTATCTGAATGGCTTTGGACTCTGCACAGAATAG tTGTTGATGTGGTGAGAACGGATAGTCATCTTGAATTCTATGAGGATACGAGAAATTTAGCTAGAATGTCTGATATTCTTGCTGTTTATGCATGGGTTGATTCTGCAACTGGTTATTGTCAAG GTATGAGTGACCTGCTGTCTCCTTTTGTTGTTCTCTTTGAGGATAACGCGGATGCATTTTGGTGCTTTGAGATGCTCCTTAGGAGAATG CGTGAAAATTTTCAGATGGAGGGACCAACTGGTGTGATGAAGCAGCTGCAAGCATTGTGGCATATCTTGGAACTCACAGACAGGGAAATTTTTGCACATCTGTCGAATATAGGTGCTGAAAGCCTTCATTTTGCATTTCCAATGCTGCTGGTTCTATTTCGCCGAGAATTATCTTTCAATGAGGCTCTTCGTATGTGGGAG ATGATGTGGGCAGCTGATTTTGATGAATCTGTCACATGCAATTTAGAGGAGATTTGTCTGGAAGCATTGATTGTACAGCTTCCGAGGGATTCTGGGTCAGAAATCGGAGAAGAAAACTCAGAAAATGGAAATGATGGTGTAAAGGATGGCCTACAGTTGAAACATTCCTTGTCTGAGAATGATGGAATAAAATCAGCATCAGCTTATCCCTTTTGTGGTTTGACACGGAATTTTTGGTCTAGAAATGATCGCCTTCAAATATGCAATGTTGTCTCATCAACTAGGAAAGGAGATGACGATTTGCCTGTCTTTTGTGTGGCTGCTATTCTTATCATGAACCGTCAAAAAATCATCAGGGAAACCCGTTCAATAGATGACATGATAAAG ATTTTCAATGATAAGCTTCTGAAAATCCATGTCAAAAGATGCATAGGTGCTGCGATCAAACTCAGAAAGAAATATTTGTACAAGGTTAGGTAA
- the LOC18602421 gene encoding small G protein signaling modulator 1 isoform X2, with the protein MSCGGKEKQWSCGKAAAAAAAAAGAVNIQRVGSIVRDIGDPCLSQSPIKVVLAVSKMLKPEKWQATFDNEGKVSGFQKALRLIVLGGVDPSIRPEVWEFLLGCYALGSTADYRRQLRTARRERYKDLVKQCQTMHSSIGTGSLAYNVGSKVMDMRTSSKDGGKRESKVECRQASTDDTDKTEKYSDLGNNGTDKSYADQRECCSDITDLVSVRGNTQTAAYDSCFLSTSGLYGRCSSKIGGECHGSEFITECHFDFPPLPVTDLFEKSEDKKEFDANEEGYSAQCKLIFEDDNMHSFQINNNADLIMESNVSPSLSNNISCPFNSEIQLIHPDAYEPVLTSNNVSYKTETVNRLRISDVPETPLVNATISQEGAANDERVSEWLWTLHRIVVDVVRTDSHLEFYEDTRNLARMSDILAVYAWVDSATGYCQGMSDLLSPFVVLFEDNADAFWCFEMLLRRMRENFQMEGPTGVMKQLQALWHILELTDREIFAHLSNIGAESLHFAFPMLLVLFRRELSFNEALRMWEMMWAADFDESVTCNLEEICLEALIVQLPRDSGSEIGEENSENGNDGVKDGLQLKHSLSENDGIKSASAYPFCGLTRNFWSRNDRLQICNVVSSTRKGDDDLPVFCVAAILIMNRQKIIRETRSIDDMIKASPLELSIHTVSLSVSTDMHSFDCPFNSQLLLVGLLGCLVTTFLQFFELASQDLGTY; encoded by the exons ATGTCTTGTGGGGGAAAGGAAAAGCAATGGAGTTGTGGAAAAGCCGCCGCCGCCGCCGCCGCCGCTGCCGGAGCCGTCAATATTCAAAGAGTTGGTTCTATCGTTCGCGACATTGGAGATCCTTGCCTTTCCCAATCTCCCATCAAGGTTGTTTTGGCT GTAAGCAAGATGCTTAAGCCAGAGAAGTGGCAGGCCACTTTTGATAACGAAGGGAAGGTTTCTGGTTTTCAGAAAGCACTCAGGTTGATTGTTTTGGGG GGAGTTGATCCATCTATAAGACCAGAAGTTTGGGAATTTCTTCTAGGTTGCTATGCATTGGGCAGCACTGCAGACTACCGAAGGCAATTAAGGACAGCCCGAAG GGAACGTTACAAGGACCTCGTGAAGCAATGCCAGACTATGCATTCAAGCATAGGAACTGGCTCACTTGCCTATAATGTGGGTTCAAAAGTTATGGATATGAGGACATCCTCCAAAGATGGGGGAAAAAGGGAATCAAAAGTTGAATGTAGACAAGCTTCCACTGATGATACTGATAAAACGGAGAAATATTCTGATTTGGGTAATAACGGTACTGATAAGTCATATGCTGACCAAAGAGAGTGTTGTAGTGATATCACTGACCTTGTCAGTGTGAGGGGAAATACTCAGACTGCTGCATATGACTCTTGTTTTTTATCAACTTCTGGTCTGTATGGCCGCTGTTCCTCAAAAATAGGGGGAGAATGTCACGGATCAGAATTCATAACTGAATGTCATTTTGATTTTCCCCCTTTACCAGTAACAGATTTGTTTGAGAAGAGTGAAgacaagaaagaatttgatgCAAATGAGGAAGGGTATTCTGCACAAtgtaaattgatatttgaggATGACAATATGCATAGTTTTCAAATCAATAACAATGCTGATTTAATCATGGAATCAAATGTTTCACCCTCACTATCTAACAATATCTCATGTCCCTTTAACTCGGAAATTCAGTTGATCCATCCTGATGCTTATGAGCCAGTTCTGACATCCAACAATGTAAGTTATAAAACAGAAACAGTCAACAGATTAAGAATATCAGATGTTCCAGAAACACCTTTGGTAAATGCAACCATATCTCAAGAAGGGGCTGCCAATGATGAAAGAGTATCTGAATGGCTTTGGACTCTGCACAGAATAG tTGTTGATGTGGTGAGAACGGATAGTCATCTTGAATTCTATGAGGATACGAGAAATTTAGCTAGAATGTCTGATATTCTTGCTGTTTATGCATGGGTTGATTCTGCAACTGGTTATTGTCAAG GTATGAGTGACCTGCTGTCTCCTTTTGTTGTTCTCTTTGAGGATAACGCGGATGCATTTTGGTGCTTTGAGATGCTCCTTAGGAGAATG CGTGAAAATTTTCAGATGGAGGGACCAACTGGTGTGATGAAGCAGCTGCAAGCATTGTGGCATATCTTGGAACTCACAGACAGGGAAATTTTTGCACATCTGTCGAATATAGGTGCTGAAAGCCTTCATTTTGCATTTCCAATGCTGCTGGTTCTATTTCGCCGAGAATTATCTTTCAATGAGGCTCTTCGTATGTGGGAG ATGATGTGGGCAGCTGATTTTGATGAATCTGTCACATGCAATTTAGAGGAGATTTGTCTGGAAGCATTGATTGTACAGCTTCCGAGGGATTCTGGGTCAGAAATCGGAGAAGAAAACTCAGAAAATGGAAATGATGGTGTAAAGGATGGCCTACAGTTGAAACATTCCTTGTCTGAGAATGATGGAATAAAATCAGCATCAGCTTATCCCTTTTGTGGTTTGACACGGAATTTTTGGTCTAGAAATGATCGCCTTCAAATATGCAATGTTGTCTCATCAACTAGGAAAGGAGATGACGATTTGCCTGTCTTTTGTGTGGCTGCTATTCTTATCATGAACCGTCAAAAAATCATCAGGGAAACCCGTTCAATAGATGACATGATAAAGGCAAGTCCCTTAGAATTGTCAATTCATACTGTCTCCCTCTCTGTCTCTACAGACATGCACAGCTTTGATTGTCCATTCAACTCTCAACTCCTCCTAGTGGGACTTCTTGGGTGTTTGGTTACAACCTTCTTGCAATTTTTCGAGCTGGCCAGCCAAGATCTTGGGACTTATTAA
- the LOC18602421 gene encoding small G protein signaling modulator 1 isoform X1, translating to MSCGGKEKQWSCGKAAAAAAAAAGAVNIQRVGSIVRDIGDPCLSQSPIKVVLAVSKMLKPEKWQATFDNEGKVSGFQKALRLIVLGGVDPSIRPEVWEFLLGCYALGSTADYRRQLRTARRSRERYKDLVKQCQTMHSSIGTGSLAYNVGSKVMDMRTSSKDGGKRESKVECRQASTDDTDKTEKYSDLGNNGTDKSYADQRECCSDITDLVSVRGNTQTAAYDSCFLSTSGLYGRCSSKIGGECHGSEFITECHFDFPPLPVTDLFEKSEDKKEFDANEEGYSAQCKLIFEDDNMHSFQINNNADLIMESNVSPSLSNNISCPFNSEIQLIHPDAYEPVLTSNNVSYKTETVNRLRISDVPETPLVNATISQEGAANDERVSEWLWTLHRIVVDVVRTDSHLEFYEDTRNLARMSDILAVYAWVDSATGYCQGMSDLLSPFVVLFEDNADAFWCFEMLLRRMRENFQMEGPTGVMKQLQALWHILELTDREIFAHLSNIGAESLHFAFPMLLVLFRRELSFNEALRMWEMMWAADFDESVTCNLEEICLEALIVQLPRDSGSEIGEENSENGNDGVKDGLQLKHSLSENDGIKSASAYPFCGLTRNFWSRNDRLQICNVVSSTRKGDDDLPVFCVAAILIMNRQKIIRETRSIDDMIKASPLELSIHTVSLSVSTDMHSFDCPFNSQLLLVGLLGCLVTTFLQFFELASQDLGTY from the exons ATGTCTTGTGGGGGAAAGGAAAAGCAATGGAGTTGTGGAAAAGCCGCCGCCGCCGCCGCCGCCGCTGCCGGAGCCGTCAATATTCAAAGAGTTGGTTCTATCGTTCGCGACATTGGAGATCCTTGCCTTTCCCAATCTCCCATCAAGGTTGTTTTGGCT GTAAGCAAGATGCTTAAGCCAGAGAAGTGGCAGGCCACTTTTGATAACGAAGGGAAGGTTTCTGGTTTTCAGAAAGCACTCAGGTTGATTGTTTTGGGG GGAGTTGATCCATCTATAAGACCAGAAGTTTGGGAATTTCTTCTAGGTTGCTATGCATTGGGCAGCACTGCAGACTACCGAAGGCAATTAAGGACAGCCCGAAGGTCTAG GGAACGTTACAAGGACCTCGTGAAGCAATGCCAGACTATGCATTCAAGCATAGGAACTGGCTCACTTGCCTATAATGTGGGTTCAAAAGTTATGGATATGAGGACATCCTCCAAAGATGGGGGAAAAAGGGAATCAAAAGTTGAATGTAGACAAGCTTCCACTGATGATACTGATAAAACGGAGAAATATTCTGATTTGGGTAATAACGGTACTGATAAGTCATATGCTGACCAAAGAGAGTGTTGTAGTGATATCACTGACCTTGTCAGTGTGAGGGGAAATACTCAGACTGCTGCATATGACTCTTGTTTTTTATCAACTTCTGGTCTGTATGGCCGCTGTTCCTCAAAAATAGGGGGAGAATGTCACGGATCAGAATTCATAACTGAATGTCATTTTGATTTTCCCCCTTTACCAGTAACAGATTTGTTTGAGAAGAGTGAAgacaagaaagaatttgatgCAAATGAGGAAGGGTATTCTGCACAAtgtaaattgatatttgaggATGACAATATGCATAGTTTTCAAATCAATAACAATGCTGATTTAATCATGGAATCAAATGTTTCACCCTCACTATCTAACAATATCTCATGTCCCTTTAACTCGGAAATTCAGTTGATCCATCCTGATGCTTATGAGCCAGTTCTGACATCCAACAATGTAAGTTATAAAACAGAAACAGTCAACAGATTAAGAATATCAGATGTTCCAGAAACACCTTTGGTAAATGCAACCATATCTCAAGAAGGGGCTGCCAATGATGAAAGAGTATCTGAATGGCTTTGGACTCTGCACAGAATAG tTGTTGATGTGGTGAGAACGGATAGTCATCTTGAATTCTATGAGGATACGAGAAATTTAGCTAGAATGTCTGATATTCTTGCTGTTTATGCATGGGTTGATTCTGCAACTGGTTATTGTCAAG GTATGAGTGACCTGCTGTCTCCTTTTGTTGTTCTCTTTGAGGATAACGCGGATGCATTTTGGTGCTTTGAGATGCTCCTTAGGAGAATG CGTGAAAATTTTCAGATGGAGGGACCAACTGGTGTGATGAAGCAGCTGCAAGCATTGTGGCATATCTTGGAACTCACAGACAGGGAAATTTTTGCACATCTGTCGAATATAGGTGCTGAAAGCCTTCATTTTGCATTTCCAATGCTGCTGGTTCTATTTCGCCGAGAATTATCTTTCAATGAGGCTCTTCGTATGTGGGAG ATGATGTGGGCAGCTGATTTTGATGAATCTGTCACATGCAATTTAGAGGAGATTTGTCTGGAAGCATTGATTGTACAGCTTCCGAGGGATTCTGGGTCAGAAATCGGAGAAGAAAACTCAGAAAATGGAAATGATGGTGTAAAGGATGGCCTACAGTTGAAACATTCCTTGTCTGAGAATGATGGAATAAAATCAGCATCAGCTTATCCCTTTTGTGGTTTGACACGGAATTTTTGGTCTAGAAATGATCGCCTTCAAATATGCAATGTTGTCTCATCAACTAGGAAAGGAGATGACGATTTGCCTGTCTTTTGTGTGGCTGCTATTCTTATCATGAACCGTCAAAAAATCATCAGGGAAACCCGTTCAATAGATGACATGATAAAGGCAAGTCCCTTAGAATTGTCAATTCATACTGTCTCCCTCTCTGTCTCTACAGACATGCACAGCTTTGATTGTCCATTCAACTCTCAACTCCTCCTAGTGGGACTTCTTGGGTGTTTGGTTACAACCTTCTTGCAATTTTTCGAGCTGGCCAGCCAAGATCTTGGGACTTATTAA
- the LOC18602421 gene encoding small G protein signaling modulator 1 isoform X5 has product MSCGGKEKQWSCGKAAAAAAAAAGAVNIQRVGSIVRDIGDPCLSQSPIKVVLAVSKMLKPEKWQATFDNEGKVSGFQKALRLIVLGGVDPSIRPEVWEFLLGCYALGSTADYRRQLRTARRSRERYKDLVKQCQTMHSSIGTGSLAYNVGSKVMDMRTSSKDGGKRESKVECRQASTDDTDKTEKYSDLGNNGTDKSYADQRECCSDITDLVSVRGNTQTAAYDSCFLSTSGLYGRCSSKIGGECHGSEFITECHFDFPPLPVTDLFEKSEDKKEFDANEEGYSAQCKLIFEDDNMHSFQINNNADLIMESNVSPSLSNNISCPFNSEIQLIHPDAYEPVLTSNNVSYKTETVNRLRISDVPETPLVNATISQEGAANDERVSEWLWTLHRIVVDVVRTDSHLEFYEDTRNLARMSDILAVYAWVDSATGYCQGMSDLLSPFVVLFEDNADAFWCFEMLLRRMRENFQMEGPTGVMKQLQALWHILELTDREIFAHLSNIGAESLHFAFPMLLVLFRRELSFNEALRMWEMMWAADFDESVTCNLEEICLEALIVQLPRDSGSEIGEENSENGNDGVKDGLQLKHSLSENDGIKSASAYPFCGLTRNFWSRNDRLQICNVVSSTRKGDDDLPVFCVAAILIMNRQKIIRETRSIDDMIKIFNDKLLKIHVKRCIGAAIKLRKKYLYKVR; this is encoded by the exons ATGTCTTGTGGGGGAAAGGAAAAGCAATGGAGTTGTGGAAAAGCCGCCGCCGCCGCCGCCGCCGCTGCCGGAGCCGTCAATATTCAAAGAGTTGGTTCTATCGTTCGCGACATTGGAGATCCTTGCCTTTCCCAATCTCCCATCAAGGTTGTTTTGGCT GTAAGCAAGATGCTTAAGCCAGAGAAGTGGCAGGCCACTTTTGATAACGAAGGGAAGGTTTCTGGTTTTCAGAAAGCACTCAGGTTGATTGTTTTGGGG GGAGTTGATCCATCTATAAGACCAGAAGTTTGGGAATTTCTTCTAGGTTGCTATGCATTGGGCAGCACTGCAGACTACCGAAGGCAATTAAGGACAGCCCGAAGGTCTAG GGAACGTTACAAGGACCTCGTGAAGCAATGCCAGACTATGCATTCAAGCATAGGAACTGGCTCACTTGCCTATAATGTGGGTTCAAAAGTTATGGATATGAGGACATCCTCCAAAGATGGGGGAAAAAGGGAATCAAAAGTTGAATGTAGACAAGCTTCCACTGATGATACTGATAAAACGGAGAAATATTCTGATTTGGGTAATAACGGTACTGATAAGTCATATGCTGACCAAAGAGAGTGTTGTAGTGATATCACTGACCTTGTCAGTGTGAGGGGAAATACTCAGACTGCTGCATATGACTCTTGTTTTTTATCAACTTCTGGTCTGTATGGCCGCTGTTCCTCAAAAATAGGGGGAGAATGTCACGGATCAGAATTCATAACTGAATGTCATTTTGATTTTCCCCCTTTACCAGTAACAGATTTGTTTGAGAAGAGTGAAgacaagaaagaatttgatgCAAATGAGGAAGGGTATTCTGCACAAtgtaaattgatatttgaggATGACAATATGCATAGTTTTCAAATCAATAACAATGCTGATTTAATCATGGAATCAAATGTTTCACCCTCACTATCTAACAATATCTCATGTCCCTTTAACTCGGAAATTCAGTTGATCCATCCTGATGCTTATGAGCCAGTTCTGACATCCAACAATGTAAGTTATAAAACAGAAACAGTCAACAGATTAAGAATATCAGATGTTCCAGAAACACCTTTGGTAAATGCAACCATATCTCAAGAAGGGGCTGCCAATGATGAAAGAGTATCTGAATGGCTTTGGACTCTGCACAGAATAG tTGTTGATGTGGTGAGAACGGATAGTCATCTTGAATTCTATGAGGATACGAGAAATTTAGCTAGAATGTCTGATATTCTTGCTGTTTATGCATGGGTTGATTCTGCAACTGGTTATTGTCAAG GTATGAGTGACCTGCTGTCTCCTTTTGTTGTTCTCTTTGAGGATAACGCGGATGCATTTTGGTGCTTTGAGATGCTCCTTAGGAGAATG CGTGAAAATTTTCAGATGGAGGGACCAACTGGTGTGATGAAGCAGCTGCAAGCATTGTGGCATATCTTGGAACTCACAGACAGGGAAATTTTTGCACATCTGTCGAATATAGGTGCTGAAAGCCTTCATTTTGCATTTCCAATGCTGCTGGTTCTATTTCGCCGAGAATTATCTTTCAATGAGGCTCTTCGTATGTGGGAG ATGATGTGGGCAGCTGATTTTGATGAATCTGTCACATGCAATTTAGAGGAGATTTGTCTGGAAGCATTGATTGTACAGCTTCCGAGGGATTCTGGGTCAGAAATCGGAGAAGAAAACTCAGAAAATGGAAATGATGGTGTAAAGGATGGCCTACAGTTGAAACATTCCTTGTCTGAGAATGATGGAATAAAATCAGCATCAGCTTATCCCTTTTGTGGTTTGACACGGAATTTTTGGTCTAGAAATGATCGCCTTCAAATATGCAATGTTGTCTCATCAACTAGGAAAGGAGATGACGATTTGCCTGTCTTTTGTGTGGCTGCTATTCTTATCATGAACCGTCAAAAAATCATCAGGGAAACCCGTTCAATAGATGACATGATAAAG ATTTTCAATGATAAGCTTCTGAAAATCCATGTCAAAAGATGCATAGGTGCTGCGATCAAACTCAGAAAGAAATATTTGTACAAGGTTAGGTAA
- the LOC18602421 gene encoding small G protein signaling modulator 1 isoform X3 yields the protein MSCGGKEKQWSCGKAAAAAAAAAGAVNIQRVGSIVRDIGDPCLSQSPIKVSKMLKPEKWQATFDNEGKVSGFQKALRLIVLGGVDPSIRPEVWEFLLGCYALGSTADYRRQLRTARRSRERYKDLVKQCQTMHSSIGTGSLAYNVGSKVMDMRTSSKDGGKRESKVECRQASTDDTDKTEKYSDLGNNGTDKSYADQRECCSDITDLVSVRGNTQTAAYDSCFLSTSGLYGRCSSKIGGECHGSEFITECHFDFPPLPVTDLFEKSEDKKEFDANEEGYSAQCKLIFEDDNMHSFQINNNADLIMESNVSPSLSNNISCPFNSEIQLIHPDAYEPVLTSNNVSYKTETVNRLRISDVPETPLVNATISQEGAANDERVSEWLWTLHRIVVDVVRTDSHLEFYEDTRNLARMSDILAVYAWVDSATGYCQGMSDLLSPFVVLFEDNADAFWCFEMLLRRMRENFQMEGPTGVMKQLQALWHILELTDREIFAHLSNIGAESLHFAFPMLLVLFRRELSFNEALRMWEMMWAADFDESVTCNLEEICLEALIVQLPRDSGSEIGEENSENGNDGVKDGLQLKHSLSENDGIKSASAYPFCGLTRNFWSRNDRLQICNVVSSTRKGDDDLPVFCVAAILIMNRQKIIRETRSIDDMIKASPLELSIHTVSLSVSTDMHSFDCPFNSQLLLVGLLGCLVTTFLQFFELASQDLGTY from the exons ATGTCTTGTGGGGGAAAGGAAAAGCAATGGAGTTGTGGAAAAGCCGCCGCCGCCGCCGCCGCCGCTGCCGGAGCCGTCAATATTCAAAGAGTTGGTTCTATCGTTCGCGACATTGGAGATCCTTGCCTTTCCCAATCTCCCATCAAG GTAAGCAAGATGCTTAAGCCAGAGAAGTGGCAGGCCACTTTTGATAACGAAGGGAAGGTTTCTGGTTTTCAGAAAGCACTCAGGTTGATTGTTTTGGGG GGAGTTGATCCATCTATAAGACCAGAAGTTTGGGAATTTCTTCTAGGTTGCTATGCATTGGGCAGCACTGCAGACTACCGAAGGCAATTAAGGACAGCCCGAAGGTCTAG GGAACGTTACAAGGACCTCGTGAAGCAATGCCAGACTATGCATTCAAGCATAGGAACTGGCTCACTTGCCTATAATGTGGGTTCAAAAGTTATGGATATGAGGACATCCTCCAAAGATGGGGGAAAAAGGGAATCAAAAGTTGAATGTAGACAAGCTTCCACTGATGATACTGATAAAACGGAGAAATATTCTGATTTGGGTAATAACGGTACTGATAAGTCATATGCTGACCAAAGAGAGTGTTGTAGTGATATCACTGACCTTGTCAGTGTGAGGGGAAATACTCAGACTGCTGCATATGACTCTTGTTTTTTATCAACTTCTGGTCTGTATGGCCGCTGTTCCTCAAAAATAGGGGGAGAATGTCACGGATCAGAATTCATAACTGAATGTCATTTTGATTTTCCCCCTTTACCAGTAACAGATTTGTTTGAGAAGAGTGAAgacaagaaagaatttgatgCAAATGAGGAAGGGTATTCTGCACAAtgtaaattgatatttgaggATGACAATATGCATAGTTTTCAAATCAATAACAATGCTGATTTAATCATGGAATCAAATGTTTCACCCTCACTATCTAACAATATCTCATGTCCCTTTAACTCGGAAATTCAGTTGATCCATCCTGATGCTTATGAGCCAGTTCTGACATCCAACAATGTAAGTTATAAAACAGAAACAGTCAACAGATTAAGAATATCAGATGTTCCAGAAACACCTTTGGTAAATGCAACCATATCTCAAGAAGGGGCTGCCAATGATGAAAGAGTATCTGAATGGCTTTGGACTCTGCACAGAATAG tTGTTGATGTGGTGAGAACGGATAGTCATCTTGAATTCTATGAGGATACGAGAAATTTAGCTAGAATGTCTGATATTCTTGCTGTTTATGCATGGGTTGATTCTGCAACTGGTTATTGTCAAG GTATGAGTGACCTGCTGTCTCCTTTTGTTGTTCTCTTTGAGGATAACGCGGATGCATTTTGGTGCTTTGAGATGCTCCTTAGGAGAATG CGTGAAAATTTTCAGATGGAGGGACCAACTGGTGTGATGAAGCAGCTGCAAGCATTGTGGCATATCTTGGAACTCACAGACAGGGAAATTTTTGCACATCTGTCGAATATAGGTGCTGAAAGCCTTCATTTTGCATTTCCAATGCTGCTGGTTCTATTTCGCCGAGAATTATCTTTCAATGAGGCTCTTCGTATGTGGGAG ATGATGTGGGCAGCTGATTTTGATGAATCTGTCACATGCAATTTAGAGGAGATTTGTCTGGAAGCATTGATTGTACAGCTTCCGAGGGATTCTGGGTCAGAAATCGGAGAAGAAAACTCAGAAAATGGAAATGATGGTGTAAAGGATGGCCTACAGTTGAAACATTCCTTGTCTGAGAATGATGGAATAAAATCAGCATCAGCTTATCCCTTTTGTGGTTTGACACGGAATTTTTGGTCTAGAAATGATCGCCTTCAAATATGCAATGTTGTCTCATCAACTAGGAAAGGAGATGACGATTTGCCTGTCTTTTGTGTGGCTGCTATTCTTATCATGAACCGTCAAAAAATCATCAGGGAAACCCGTTCAATAGATGACATGATAAAGGCAAGTCCCTTAGAATTGTCAATTCATACTGTCTCCCTCTCTGTCTCTACAGACATGCACAGCTTTGATTGTCCATTCAACTCTCAACTCCTCCTAGTGGGACTTCTTGGGTGTTTGGTTACAACCTTCTTGCAATTTTTCGAGCTGGCCAGCCAAGATCTTGGGACTTATTAA